In the Candidatus Cloacimonadota bacterium genome, AATATGAGGAATTTACACACAAATTTGGACTTGACTAAATAATGTGAAACATTTAAAGAAAGATTCCTTATTCAAGAACATTGCACAGATAATAGAAACAGCAAGAAATAAAGTTCGCAGAAGCGTTAATAGTACTTTAGTTTTAACTTATTGGCAAATTGGCAATACGATTGTAGAAGATGAACTCGAAGGTAATTATCGGGCAGATTATGGTAAAGAAATTCTACAATCACTTTCTGTTAAATTGACTGAACATTTCGGGAAGGGATTTGATGTAACAAATCTCAGAAAAATGAAGCAATTTTATTCGTTATTCCCAAAACAAGACGCAGTGAGTCTCGAATTGAGTTGGACATATTACCGTCATTTGTTAAGACTAGATAAGGAAGTAGCTCGAAAATGGTATATGCAAGAAGCAGCTAAAGTAAAATCAAAAGACGATAATCCTACAATAGGTCTAATATTATGTAGTAAAAAAAATGAAGTAGTTGCGAAATATTCAATTTTAGCAGAAAACAAACAACTTTTTGCCAGTAAATATAAATTTTATCTTCCTTCGGAAAAACAATTGACTAAAGAAATGACGAAAGAAAGAAACATAATTGAAAGTCTATTGGATAAAAATTAAATGAAAAATCCCTTTAAAACTCTGAATGTCGTTCTCAATTTTATGGGTTCACTCCTCATCGTTCTGGGTTTTATTATGCTTATTCCGATCATTATTGTTCTCATTTATGGTGAGTTCAAAACCGGATACACTACACTTTTTTCATTTCTTGCGGCATCGTCCTTAGCTTTGCTGCTTGGTTGGATTTTTCTAAGGTTTTTCAAGAGCGGCTCTACCAATCCGGTACAGGCGATTTTTATCTGCAGTTTAGGTTGGATCATCGTTTCGGCAGTTGGAGCAATTCCTTTTGTGATCGCTATAAAATCAAATTACTTGAATGCTTATTTTGAGACGATGAGCGGTTTTACGACGACGGGAATCACCATGTTTTCCGGTTTGGATTCAATGCCCAAAAGCATTTTGTTCTGGCGCTCTCTCACACAGTGGGTTGGCGGTTTGGGAATACTTACATTCTTCATCGCAGTGATGTCTCATGCCGGTGGAGCACATAAATTATTTGGTGCGGAAAGCCATAAAATTCAAACGCATCGTCCTGTTCCTGGTCTCAAAAACACGGTGAAAATTCTCTGGGCAATTTATATCATTTATACTCTATTTATTTTCATTAATCTCACCATCGCCGGATCTTCTGTTTTCGACAGCGTATGTCATAGTTTTACAGTGCTTTCTACCGGTGGTTTTTCGCCCTACGATGCCAGCATTGCTCATTATCAGCAAATCGGGCATCCGCATTATATCTGGATCGAATACATTTTTATTTTGGGAATGCTGCTGGGTGGAACGAACTTTTTGATCCATTTCAGAGTTCTGCGCGGTGATTTTAAAGCACTTCATGATAACCTCGAAATCCGCTACTGGTTTGGTTTCATTGGATTGTTTGTGGGACTTATTCTATTGGAAAGATTTTTGAATTTGATACCACATCATGAACTAACGAAAAATTTCTGGAAAACACTGGAAATGAATTTCCGCAACACACTTTTCCAGGTGAGTGCAATTATTACCACGACCGGATTTGGAACGGTCGATATCGGCAGCAGATTTTTTGGACATATGGCAAAGCAGCTTTTCCTGATAATGATGGTGATCGGCGGCTGTGTCGGTTCTACCGGTGGCGGTTTCAAAGTTTTGCGTATTGGAATTCTGATAAAACTTATAAAAAGAGAAATTCAAAGAGTTTTTACACCCAGAAAAGGTGTCAGCCAGGTTGTGATCGATAAAAAGATCATCGATAAAGATGAGATTTATCGAGTCAGTGCATTATTTTTTATGTGGATCGGGTTGCTTGTATTTGGCGGATTGGTAACTGCGCTGCTTTCACATCATGATAGTTACAGCTCGTTCAGCGGCATGTTCAGTGCTTTGGGAAATATCGGTCCCTGCTACATTCCTGTAAATGAAATGGTACTTTTGCATCCTATCATAAAAATCGTTTATATCTTTGGAATGCTGGCTGGAAGATTGGAAATTCTGCCGGTTTTACTGTTATTCAGCAGGAAGGCTTGGATCTATTAATCAAAAGAATTCCTTATTTTCTCCCCTGATTGAGGGGAGATGCCGAAGGCAAAGGGGTGAATAATGAAATTTATTGAAATAAACTTGGGAGGATAATATGTTTGTGATAATAGCCGGAGCCGGAGTTATCGGAGCTCGTGTTGCCAAAGTTCTGGTAGAGCATGATCATGATGTGGTGGTCATCGATATCGATAAAGATGTCTGTGAATCGATCTATTCTGAAACGGGTGCTATGACGATTCATAGTAGTGCAACCGATATTCGCACACTTTACGATGCCGGTGCCAAAAAAGCCGATATGATCGTGTGCCTGATGCGCAACGATGCCGATAATATTTCCTGTGCACTTCTGGCAAAAAGTCTGGGTTTGGAGCAGGTTGTTGCCCGGCTGCGCATTCCGCAATATAAACAGGCTTACCAAATTGCCGGAATTCAAAGTATTGTAGACATGTCTGAGCTGCTTCTGGATAGGATCATTATGGAAATTGAAAATCCCAAAGTAAAAAAAGTATTTACAGTTGGTGCAGAAAAGGCGGGAGTTTATGCAATTCATATAAATGAAGAAGCGAAAGTGGTGGGCCAAAAAATTAAGGATATTG is a window encoding:
- a CDS encoding PDDEXK nuclease domain-containing protein, yielding MKHLKKDSLFKNIAQIIETARNKVRRSVNSTLVLTYWQIGNTIVEDELEGNYRADYGKEILQSLSVKLTEHFGKGFDVTNLRKMKQFYSLFPKQDAVSLELSWTYYRHLLRLDKEVARKWYMQEAAKVKSKDDNPTIGLILCSKKNEVVAKYSILAENKQLFASKYKFYLPSEKQLTKEMTKERNIIESLLDKN
- a CDS encoding TrkH family potassium uptake protein translates to MKNPFKTLNVVLNFMGSLLIVLGFIMLIPIIIVLIYGEFKTGYTTLFSFLAASSLALLLGWIFLRFFKSGSTNPVQAIFICSLGWIIVSAVGAIPFVIAIKSNYLNAYFETMSGFTTTGITMFSGLDSMPKSILFWRSLTQWVGGLGILTFFIAVMSHAGGAHKLFGAESHKIQTHRPVPGLKNTVKILWAIYIIYTLFIFINLTIAGSSVFDSVCHSFTVLSTGGFSPYDASIAHYQQIGHPHYIWIEYIFILGMLLGGTNFLIHFRVLRGDFKALHDNLEIRYWFGFIGLFVGLILLERFLNLIPHHELTKNFWKTLEMNFRNTLFQVSAIITTTGFGTVDIGSRFFGHMAKQLFLIMMVIGGCVGSTGGGFKVLRIGILIKLIKREIQRVFTPRKGVSQVVIDKKIIDKDEIYRVSALFFMWIGLLVFGGLVTALLSHHDSYSSFSGMFSALGNIGPCYIPVNEMVLLHPIIKIVYIFGMLAGRLEILPVLLLFSRKAWIY
- a CDS encoding TrkA family potassium uptake protein, with the protein product MFVIIAGAGVIGARVAKVLVEHDHDVVVIDIDKDVCESIYSETGAMTIHSSATDIRTLYDAGAKKADMIVCLMRNDADNISCALLAKSLGLEQVVARLRIPQYKQAYQIAGIQSIVDMSELLLDRIIMEIENPKVKKVFTVGAEKAGVYAIHINEEAKVVGQKIKDIAQDKKFPDESVFMGIYRKEIDEFLIPRGNHILKENDLIFIVSKSEFIQQASEFLTVKDKKKRKTREKEA